A region of the Streptococcus oralis Uo5 genome:
CAGGTGGCTATATCTATCTGTCTGATCTGCTTAGTACGCCTGCCATTTTGAAAAATATTGGTCGTATCATTGCCAAGAGCTTTATGGACCAAAAAATCGATGCCGTTATGACAGTAGCAACAAAAGGTGTGCCACTCGCAAATGCAGTTGCCAATGTCCTTAATGTTCCATTTGTCATTGTGCGTCGTGATTTAAAAATTACCGAAGGTTCAACGGTCAGTGTCAACTATGTTTCAGGTTCAAGTGGTGACCGTATTGAAAAAATGTTCCTTTCAAAACGCAGTCTCAAGGCAGGCAGTCGTGTCTTGATCGTGGATGACTTCTTGAAAGGTGGCGGAACTGTCAACGGGATGATTAGTCTTTTGCGTGAGTTCGATTCTGAACTGGCTGGTGTCGCAGTCTTTGCAGACAATGCCCAAGAAGAACGTGAAAAGCAGTTCGATTACAAGTCACTCTTGAAGGTAACCAATATTGATGTTAAGAACCAATCCATCGATGTCGAGATTGGAAATATCTTTGACGAAGACAAATAAGAGATAGAACTAAAGGTTGGAACGATTGTCCCAGCCTTTCTTTGCAAACAGAATAGAAGGAAGCTTATGAAAACACCATTTATCAGCCGAGAAGATTTAGAAACAATTGTTGCAGAGTTCCCGACTCCCTTTCACTTATATGACGAGAAGGGGATTCGCGAGAAAGCGCGAGCAGTCAACCGGGCCTTTTCTTGGAATAAGGGATTTAAAGAATATTTTGCAGTTAAGGCTACTCCAACCCCAGCCATCTTGAAAATCCTCCAAGAGGAAGGTTGTGGTGTGGACTGCTCTAGTTATGTAGAGCTCTTGATGAGCCACAAACTGGATTTTCCGGGTTCTGAAATCATGTTCTCTTCTAACAACACGCCTGACAAGGAATATGCCTATGCGCATGAATTGGGGGCAACCATTAACTTGGATGCCTTTGAAGACATTGAACATCTGGAGCGAGCGGCAGGCATTCCAAAAATCATCTCTTGCCGTTACAATCCTGGTGGCGTTTTTGAGCTAGGAACAGATATCATGGACAATCCTGGGGAGGCCAAGTTTGGTATGACCAAGGACCAGCTTTTTGAAGCCTTTGCGGTTTTGAAGGAAAAAGGAGCCAAGACTTTTGGGATTCACTCTTTCCTAGCATCCAATACTGTCACCCATCTCTACTACCCAGAGTTGGCGCGTCAGCTTTTTGAATTAGCCGTTGAAATCAAGGAAAAGTTGGGCATTTCACTAGACTTTATCAATCTTTCCGGCGGAATCGGAGTCAATTACCGCCCAGACCAGGAGCCAAATGACATCGCTGTGATTGGTGAGGGAGTTCGTAAGGTTTATGAGGAAGTCCTCACACCTGCAGGACTTGGTCAGGTCAAGATTTTTACTGAATTAGGCCGCTTTATGTTGGCGCCTCACGGAGCTTTGGTCACAAGAGTCACTCATAAGAAAAAAACCTACCGTACCTATCTGGGCGTGGATGCATCAGCAGTCAACCTCATGCGCCCCGCCATGTATGGAGCCTACCACCATATCACCAATCTGACCCATCCAGATGGACCAGTTGAGGTGGTAGATGTGGTTGGTTCACTCTGTGAAAACAATGATAAATTTGCAGTGAACCGCGAACTACCTCATACAGAAATCGGTGATTTGCTAGTGATTCATGATACAGGTGCACATGGATTCTCCATGGGTTACCAGTACAATGCAAAATTACGCTCGGCAGAAATCCTCTATACCGAAGAAGGAAAAACCCGCCAAATCCGCCGTGCAGAGCGTCCTGAGGACTATTTTGCAACCTTGTATGGTTTTGATTTTGAATCGGATCAGTAAAAGAAATTGAAAATGAAAGTGAAAAACAGATTGCTTTCTAAAAAATAGACAAAAAAACCTTGTTTTTCACCTTACTCGTGATATAATAAAACTATAAAACGG
Encoded here:
- the purR gene encoding pur operon repressor, with translation MKLRRSDRMVVISNYLINNPYKLTSLNTFAEKYESAKSSISEDIVIIKRAFEEIEIGHIQTVTGAGGGVIFTPSISSHEAKEMIADLRDKLSESDRILPGGYIYLSDLLSTPAILKNIGRIIAKSFMDQKIDAVMTVATKGVPLANAVANVLNVPFVIVRRDLKITEGSTVSVNYVSGSSGDRIEKMFLSKRSLKAGSRVLIVDDFLKGGGTVNGMISLLREFDSELAGVAVFADNAQEEREKQFDYKSLLKVTNIDVKNQSIDVEIGNIFDEDK
- a CDS encoding diaminopimelate decarboxylase produces the protein MKTPFISREDLETIVAEFPTPFHLYDEKGIREKARAVNRAFSWNKGFKEYFAVKATPTPAILKILQEEGCGVDCSSYVELLMSHKLDFPGSEIMFSSNNTPDKEYAYAHELGATINLDAFEDIEHLERAAGIPKIISCRYNPGGVFELGTDIMDNPGEAKFGMTKDQLFEAFAVLKEKGAKTFGIHSFLASNTVTHLYYPELARQLFELAVEIKEKLGISLDFINLSGGIGVNYRPDQEPNDIAVIGEGVRKVYEEVLTPAGLGQVKIFTELGRFMLAPHGALVTRVTHKKKTYRTYLGVDASAVNLMRPAMYGAYHHITNLTHPDGPVEVVDVVGSLCENNDKFAVNRELPHTEIGDLLVIHDTGAHGFSMGYQYNAKLRSAEILYTEEGKTRQIRRAERPEDYFATLYGFDFESDQ